DNA from Actinoplanes sp. SE50/110:
AAAAGCGGCCTCCGGGGAAGGCACCTCCGAAAGGGCGGCCGCCGACAGTTCCGGGGCGACGAGCCGCAACACCCCCTCGGCCGGGAAACCCGGGCCGCGCAGCGCGAACTGTTCCCACAGCCGGAACCGGCCGCCGAGCAGCAGCGGCGTGCTCTCCGAACCGGCCATCTCAGCGCACCCACTCGGCCAGGTCGGCCGGCGTCGGATAGGAGAACACCAGCGCCACCGGTACGTCGGTGCCCAGGTGCTCCTGGAGCCGGGCGGTGATCTGGAAGGCGGCCAGCGAGTCCCCGCCCGCCTCGAAGAAGTCGCAGTCGGGTCCGAGCGTGGCGTCCGCGAGCGTCTCCCGGTAGATCTCGGTGATCAGTTCGGTGAGATCGGTGGTCTGGTTGGTGCTCATCGAGCGGTCCTTTCCGAGGCGGCCAGGGTGAGGCGGTCCACCTTGCCGGTGCGGGTGGTCGGGAAGCGGTGCAGCCGGGCGAAGCGCCGGGGGATCATGTGCGGCGGCAGGGTCCGGGCGAGGTGCGCGCGCAGCGCGGCGTCGGCGACCCCGGCCAGGTCGCCGGTCAGGTGGGCGACCAGGTAGGTGCGGGCCCTGTCGTCGGCCGCCGCGGTGATCGCGGCGCCGGTCACGGCCGGGTGGGTGAGCAGCGCGCCCTCGACCTCGCCGGGGTCGATCCGGTAACCGCGGATCTTGATCTGCCGGTCGCGGCGGCCGAGGTACTCCAGGTTGCCGTCCGGCCCGCGCCGGGCCAGGTCCCCGGTGCGGTACATGCGGGCGCCGGGCGGCCCGTCCGGGTCGGGCACGAACCGGTCGGCGGTCAGGCCGGGCCGGCCGGCGTAGCCGCGCGCGACGCCGGGACCGGCGATGCACAGCTCACCACCGGCCGCCAGCCGCACCGCGGTGCCGTCGACGGGCGTGCCGATCACGTCCCGGCTCGTGTCCGGTTCCCGGGGCACCTCGAAGCGGGTGGTGGTCATCGTGCACTCGGTCGGCCCGTACTGGTTGATCAGCCGTCCGGCGATCAGCCGGCGTCCGCCGGCGAGCAGGAACGGACGGATCGGCTCGCCGGTCGTCGCGACCAGCCGCAGACCGCGCAGGGCCTGCTCGGCGCCCGGCTGTCCGAGCAGGAAGGTGAGGAACGAGGGCGTGACGCTGAGCATGCTGTTGACCCCGTGTTCGGCCAGGGCCGCGAAGAACTGCGCCGGCCGCAGCAGCGTGGCGCGCGGCAGGACCACCAGGCGGCCGCCGGCGACCAGCGGGGCATAGGTGTCGCGCAGGGCGGCGTCGAAGCCGGGCGGGGCGAGCTGCACGGCCACCGTGTCCGGGCCGAGGTCGTAGTCGCGCACGATGCCGCGCAGGTAGGGATGCATCCAGCGGTGTTCGATCAGGACCGCGTTGGGGGTGCCGGTCGAGCCGGAGGTGTGGCTGACATAGGCCAGCGAGCGCGGCGCCACCCGGGTGGGCAGGGGCAGCTCGGGATGGGTGTCGTCGACCAGGACGGCCGGCCCGGGCAGGCCGAGGGCGGCGAGCCGGGGCGCCAGGGCCGCGCTGGTGATCGTCAGGTCCGCGCCGCGGGCCAGGGCGGCGAGCCGCTGGTCGGGCAGGTCGGTGTCGACGATCAGGAACGCCGCCCCGGTGCGCACGGTCGCGGTGACCGCGACGATCCGGTCGACGCCGTCCGCCAGGGCGACGACGCAGATCTTCTCCGGGCCGGCCTGCCGGGCGGCGAGCGCCCAGGCCAGGGCCCGGGAGCGGTGGTGCAGGTCGCGGCGGCTGAGGCTGCCGCCGGGGGTGATGAGCGCCGGAGTGTCGCCGTCCGGCAGCTCGGATACGAAGGTGGGCATCATCGCGGGCCTCCGGTGCTCTGGTCGACCGCCACGAACCGCAGTTCGCTGCAGTAGCGGGCGCCCTGGTCGTCGGTGAGCCAGGCCTGCTCGGGGGTGGGCAGCATCTCGCTGACGGTCAGCACGGCCACCGGGTCGGCCCTGCTGAGCCGGCGGATCGCCTTGGCCAGGATGCTCACGTAGACCGGGCTGTCGAAGTCCACGTAGAACGGCCGTGGCTCGGCCGGTGACACGACGAAGGCGAACCGGGGCAGGCCCTGGTGCTCCCGCCACGCCCGGGCGGCCACGAAGCGGGCGGCCTCGGACTTCTCGGCCGCGAATCGCAGGGTGTCCGCGGGCAG
Protein-coding regions in this window:
- a CDS encoding acyl carrier protein — its product is MSTNQTTDLTELITEIYRETLADATLGPDCDFFEAGGDSLAAFQITARLQEHLGTDVPVALVFSYPTPADLAEWVR
- a CDS encoding amino acid adenylation domain-containing protein, whose translation is MMPTFVSELPDGDTPALITPGGSLSRRDLHHRSRALAWALAARQAGPEKICVVALADGVDRIVAVTATVRTGAAFLIVDTDLPDQRLAALARGADLTITSAALAPRLAALGLPGPAVLVDDTHPELPLPTRVAPRSLAYVSHTSGSTGTPNAVLIEHRWMHPYLRGIVRDYDLGPDTVAVQLAPPGFDAALRDTYAPLVAGGRLVVLPRATLLRPAQFFAALAEHGVNSMLSVTPSFLTFLLGQPGAEQALRGLRLVATTGEPIRPFLLAGGRRLIAGRLINQYGPTECTMTTTRFEVPREPDTSRDVIGTPVDGTAVRLAAGGELCIAGPGVARGYAGRPGLTADRFVPDPDGPPGARMYRTGDLARRGPDGNLEYLGRRDRQIKIRGYRIDPGEVEGALLTHPAVTGAAITAAADDRARTYLVAHLTGDLAGVADAALRAHLARTLPPHMIPRRFARLHRFPTTRTGKVDRLTLAASERTAR